In Nocardioides jishulii, the DNA window CCCGGGAGGCAGCCACCCGCGCCGCTATCGCGGAACGCTACGACGAACGTCGGCAAGCGTATTCGCAGTTGACCAACGTCGCTGCGCAACTGGGTGCCGACTCAGTCCAGAGGGAATACGAAGGAATGAACCCTCCCAAGCACTATCTGGATGGCCCGGAACTCGAGGACCACTTTCGACCATTAGTGGAATCGGTTAACAACGTACTGCTCATCGGAACCCGCGGGACGAGGGCTGCCGCCGAGGATTTGGCAAGGACGTTAGAGCCTATGCATGGTCCCATGAGGGATATGCTAAATTTGAAGCGTCACTCGCAGCGTTTCGTGCCGCTTCGCGTCATGACCTTGGCATTGAGGAACCAGAGAACTCGTCGACTGACGGCGGACTCTAACGGCACGCCGTTCGCCTGAACTCTTAGAGCGGTTGCGCCTAGACGCAACAGTAGGGCATGAGAAGCACGAGGGACGCCAGGGCCGATTCAGTCGTCCGCTCGCTGTTCGCCCGCCGTGTAGTCGTACAGATGGCCGAACTTGCGCTGCTTCGTGATTAAGTAGGGAAGCGACGAGGTCGTGGCATCGATCTTTAGCGAGACGTGCTCCACGTCGAATCCAACCTCTTCGAGCCCGACGATCTTGCGCGGGTTGTTTGTGAGCAGCCGAAGAGATTGCAGCCCGCGGTCCTTCAACACTGCCGCGACCCGACTGTAGTCGCGAGGATCCGGCTCCACGCCGAGCGCTTCGTAGGCATCCCATGTATCCAGATTCTGGGTATCACCCAGGGCGAGCCCTCTCACCTTGGTCAGGAGACCAGCACCTCGACCATCACAGATCATGTACACGACAAGCCCCCCGTCACGGTGTACGCGAACGAGGCTCTCGTGGAGTTGTTCGTGGCAGTCACAGTCGGTCGCTCGAAATATTTCGGCTGTATAGCAGGCACTCTGGACCCTCACTAGGGGGAACGCGACATCCGTTTCACCATCCGGCGCCGCTGGCACCTCAATGCAGAGGATGTTGTCTTCCTCGTGCTCCCCGAAGCTGTAGACGTGAAGACTGCCAGAGCCGTAGTGGCTAACGAAGTCACAAGAGGCGTGCTCGAACGCTGTCGGAATCACGGCGTAGGCCCGACCTTCGTCGCAGTCGCAAGTTCGGCGCTGCTCGGGATGAGACCCTCCCACTCCGCTTGCAGATCCAACTCATATTGAGCGACTCGCGCGCCAAGCGTTCGGTCGCGATCGTCGTTGTCGAAGGGCTCGAGTCCGAACGTGTACCGCTTCGCGTCTGCCTCCAGCAACCGCTGATATCGCCGATACAAGGTCCAGCGCTCATGTGGACGCTCAAACTGCCCTAGCGCAACAACGGTCGCGCATAAGGCAGCCAAGACACTCGGGACTACCTTGCCGGTCACGAAGTCGTCCCCAGAGAGGCCAATGAAGACGGGGATAGCCGCGGTAGCGGCGGTCGTGAACACCGTGAGCGCTCGGGCGCGGAACCTGTTCTTGTCTGCCTTTGCCCCAATGGACCGTGCGACGGCCGTACACATTGCCAACGGCTCTTGCGCCGGGGACTGCGGTGCGTCTTGGTGCCGGGTATTCCAGTTCACACACGTAGTTTGCCCCCTGGTACAGCGCCACCGGCACGAACCGGCAACTCCGTTCGACATGCAAGATCCCGCCCAGAACGACTTGCCTAACCAGGTTCGCGCGGATATCGGACGACATCGGCGTGCGTCCCTACCGCCGCCGTGCACGGGCGCCCAGACGCAGCAATCGGCCGGAGCGCCCCGCCCACCTCACTAATGAAGAACTCATTAGGGAGTAGCCAATGACAAGCTCCGACGACCCCGAAGCCCGCGCTGACAACGCGCGGCAAGCCCTCCGGCTCTTGGCCCATGCCACCCGACACATTACGGACCCCACCCCGATCTACCCGATCTTGGGCGACCTCTCGAACGGTCTCGCCTCCTGCGCGCAGTCGCTTCACCAGCTTGCCGCCCTCCACGAGGGCCCAGCGCGAGAGCATGCACAACAGGCTGGCGACGCCCACAAAAGGAGCGCAGCCTCGTACCAAATCGCCTGGGAGTTGCACCGGGCTGCCGTGATGGTCGCCCAGGCGGCGAAGATCCTAGACAAGGCTCACGAGCTCGAGGCGACGATCACGTACGACCTCAGCCACGCCGACCAGTCGATCGAACCGCCTCGCGGGCACGGGATGTCGTTATGACCAAACGGTCCGAGAATTCACGCCTGCGCTCCGCCGTCCTCGTGTCTCCCAGACACGAAAAGCGAACCGACCGCAAACTCCGCAACGCCTCCGCGCGGGCGCTGATCAACGACGACCGCGACGTTCAGCGATCGACAGCGCGTCAGAAGGCCGCCGCCCTGGCGGCCGAGAAGCGCGCGACCGTGCTGCTTCCCCGCACCGGCGAGCCTGGTCCTGCCGCGCTGCGTACGCCTGGGCGGTTCCGTCTCCCCCGGCATCAAGACACCTCCGCGACCCTCGCTGGCGCCTACCCGTTTCTCGCCGAAGGAGGCCTCGGTAGCGAGGGCGTCTTCGTCGGCCAGGACCTCTACTCGGGATCGTCGTTCGTCTACGACCCGTGGGTCCTCTACGCCCGCGGCCTGATCACCGCACCAAACCTCGTACTCGCCGGGATCGTCGGCTCCGGCAAGTCGAGCCTCGCCAAGAGCCTCTACACCCGCTCCATTCCGTTCGGCCGACGCGTCTACGTGCCCGGCGACCCCAAGGGCGAACACACCGCCGTCGCCGAGGCCGTCGGTGGCAAGGCCATCGCGCTCGGACACGGCATGCGCAACCGGCTCAACCCACTCGATGAGGGCCACCGTCCTGCCGGGCTCGACGACGCACAGTGGGCCAGCCAGGTCACCAGCCGACGACGCGACCTGATCGGTGCTCTCGCCGAGACCGTCCTCGACCGACGCCTCACTCCCCTCGAGCACACGGCGATCGACGTGGCTCTGGACCGCACAGTCCACGGGGCCGACGTGCCGGTGCTCCCGATGGTGGTGGACCGCCTTCTCGCACCTGAGGCCACCGATGACCACGACGGTCGACTTCTCGAAGACGGACGCCTCGCTGGCCACGCCCTACGACGGCTGGTAGCCGGCGACCTCGCCGGACTCTTCGATGGCCCCTCCACGGTGAACTTCGACCCGTCGCTGCCGATGATTTCCCTGGACCTGTCCCGAGTCGCCGACAACTCCACGCTCGTCTCCGTGCTTATGACGTGCGCCTCAGCGTGGATGGAGTCCGCGCTCATGGACCCGGCCGGCGGGCAGCGCTGGGTCGTGTATGACGAAGCCTGGCGGCTGTTGTCGCACCCTGCGCTCCTGCGTCGAATAGACGCCCACTGGCGCCTCGCGCGGCATTACGGGATCGCGAACATGCTGATCTTTCACAAGCTGTCCGACCTCGACAACGTCGGTGACCAAGGCTCCGCGATGCGCGCGCTGGCCTCCTCGCTGCTCGCCAACGCCGAGACCCGCATCGTCTACCGCCAAGAGTCCGACCAGCTTGGGGCCACCTCGGCCGCGCTGGGTCTCACGGGCACCGAGCAGTCCCTCATCCCCACGCTCGGCACCGGCCAAGGACTCTGGCGGATCAAGAACCGGTCCTTCGTCGTGCAGCACCAGATGCACCCCGACGAACTCGCCCTCTTCGACACCACCGGCCGCATGACAGGAGGGACGGCGTCATGACCACTGACGTTCGCGGAATAGACGCGCGGGAAGCCAAACTGGAAGCGCTCCACCACCGACTGAGCGAGTCTGTTGCAGCACTCGTCACGGGTGAGGACTGGAAGCGTGCTCTGGAGTTTGCCGCCCAGTTCCGCGCCCGCAGTTTCAATAACACGATGCTCATCTACGCCCAGCACTGCGCGGCGTACACCGAGGGGCGCGTCCCCGCGCCCACTCCCACGTACGTCGCGGGGTTCCACCAATGGCTCTCCCTCGGCCGCCATGTCGAGAAGGGCCAGCACGGGTACGGCATCCTCGCGCCGGTCACCGCCAGGTTCGCCTCCGCGACCCCCACCGACCCTGCGTCGTGGCATCGTCTGGCGCGCGGAGAGAAGCCCGCCTTTGGCGAGAGCGTGAGGTCGAAACTCATCGGTCTCAAACCGACTCACGTTTGGGACGTTTCTCAGACCACAGGTGACCCGTTGCCTGAACTTCCCCCTCCCAACCTGCTGCGGGGCGCAGCACCCACCGGCCTCTGGGATGGCCTGGCCGATCAGGTCACCGCATTGCGGTTTGACCTTCGGTTGGTCTCGTCGGCCACGGCGATCGGCGGGGCCAACGGGCTGACCGACTTCCTCACCCGCGAGGTCTCGGTCTGGGTCGACATGGATGACGCAGCCCAGGTCAAGACGCTCAGCCACGAACTTGGGCACGCTTTGCTCCACAGCCCCCGCGCTGACGCCATGTCCACCGAGCCGGCAGCGGACGCGACCCTGCATCGCGGCATCGCAGAGGTCGAGGCTGAGTCCATCGCCCTGATGGTCGGCGCCGCGCACGGCCACGACACGTCGACCTACACAATCCCGTACGTCTCCACGTGGGCATCGAGTGTCCCCGGCAGGACTCCACTCGAGGTGATCCATTCGACGGCCGACCGCGTCAGGAGTGCTGCGCTGGGGATCCTCGAGAAGCTCGACACGCAGAAGATCGGGGACGGCAACCCGCCAGGCCTCGACCGCGAGGCGTTCAACCATCAAGCCAGGAGACCGGCGGTGGCCACCGGCGTACGCCATGACTCGACGGGACTCGGACTATGAAGATCCCGGTCGTTCTCAGCGCCGTCCACGTCGACATCAGCCCTGACGGGCACCTCACCGTCGATATCGACGGCACCCCCCATTTCAGCGATCAGGCGTTGGGACGCGGCGACCTCCAGTCAGTACTGGATGCAATCACGACCGAACTCGGGACCGCCGTTCGCGTTGAGATCCGTGAAGCCGACGGCACCACCTACGCCGACATCGCTACACCCCCGCCTGCAACAGAGACCGCCCCGAAGATGGAGGTACCGACCCCGGTGTCTCAACCGGGCCTCCACGGCCACGGGTTCCACCCGGGTGAGGAAGTCGTCGTCGCGTACGTCGTCTGCACCCAGACAGCCGATGGCGCCGGGCAAACAAGTCTGCACCTGCCGCCCGCGCTCCTGGGCAGACGTGGGTCCAAGCTGCTGCTGGTCGGGATGACGTCCGCTGCCGTGGCCAAGATCGACCAGCCGGCATGAGCACCCGGAGCCAAGCGGTCGACGACGGGCTGACCAACGCCACGCTGATCGCCATCTTCGGGGTCTTCGTGCTCGCGATCATGCTGCGCGCGGCCGGTTCCATGGCCGCCTTCGCGACCGGATCTGAGCAACCCTCCGAAGGCTTGGCAGCCGGGCTACGCGTGGTCGCACAGCCGCGTACGCCCGGGCCAGCGCTCGGCGCCTCCAGCCTCTCGGCCGTCGCGTACTGGTGCAGCATGCTCGTCCTGGTCGCATTGCTGATCGGACTCCTGTGGACGGTGTGGGTGCTCGTCTCCAGAGGGCGACACCGCAGCGCTCATGACCCGAGCCGCATTCACGGGACCGCCACCAGCTGGGAC includes these proteins:
- a CDS encoding DUF4231 domain-containing protein, with the translated sequence MSNGVAGSCRWRCTRGQTTCVNWNTRHQDAPQSPAQEPLAMCTAVARSIGAKADKNRFRARALTVFTTAATAAIPVFIGLSGDDFVTGKVVPSVLAALCATVVALGQFERPHERWTLYRRYQRLLEADAKRYTFGLEPFDNDDRDRTLGARVAQYELDLQAEWEGLIPSSAELATATKVGPTP
- a CDS encoding VirB4 family type IV secretion system protein; translated protein: MTKRSENSRLRSAVLVSPRHEKRTDRKLRNASARALINDDRDVQRSTARQKAAALAAEKRATVLLPRTGEPGPAALRTPGRFRLPRHQDTSATLAGAYPFLAEGGLGSEGVFVGQDLYSGSSFVYDPWVLYARGLITAPNLVLAGIVGSGKSSLAKSLYTRSIPFGRRVYVPGDPKGEHTAVAEAVGGKAIALGHGMRNRLNPLDEGHRPAGLDDAQWASQVTSRRRDLIGALAETVLDRRLTPLEHTAIDVALDRTVHGADVPVLPMVVDRLLAPEATDDHDGRLLEDGRLAGHALRRLVAGDLAGLFDGPSTVNFDPSLPMISLDLSRVADNSTLVSVLMTCASAWMESALMDPAGGQRWVVYDEAWRLLSHPALLRRIDAHWRLARHYGIANMLIFHKLSDLDNVGDQGSAMRALASSLLANAETRIVYRQESDQLGATSAALGLTGTEQSLIPTLGTGQGLWRIKNRSFVVQHQMHPDELALFDTTGRMTGGTAS
- a CDS encoding ArdC family protein, yielding MTTDVRGIDAREAKLEALHHRLSESVAALVTGEDWKRALEFAAQFRARSFNNTMLIYAQHCAAYTEGRVPAPTPTYVAGFHQWLSLGRHVEKGQHGYGILAPVTARFASATPTDPASWHRLARGEKPAFGESVRSKLIGLKPTHVWDVSQTTGDPLPELPPPNLLRGAAPTGLWDGLADQVTALRFDLRLVSSATAIGGANGLTDFLTREVSVWVDMDDAAQVKTLSHELGHALLHSPRADAMSTEPAADATLHRGIAEVEAESIALMVGAAHGHDTSTYTIPYVSTWASSVPGRTPLEVIHSTADRVRSAALGILEKLDTQKIGDGNPPGLDREAFNHQARRPAVATGVRHDSTGLGL